The following coding sequences lie in one Bos taurus isolate L1 Dominette 01449 registration number 42190680 breed Hereford chromosome 28, ARS-UCD2.0, whole genome shotgun sequence genomic window:
- the SLC25A16 gene encoding solute carrier family 25 member 16 isoform X1, whose protein sequence is MAGSMAGMTAVICTYPLDMVRVRLAFQVKGEHTYTGIIHAFKTIYAKEGGFLGFYRGLMPTILGMAPYAGVSFFTFGTLKSVGLSYAPTLLGRPSSDNPNVLVLKTHINLLCGGVAGAIAQTISYPFDVTRRRMQLGAVLPEFEKCLTMRETMKYVYGHHGIRKGLYRGLSLNYIRCVPSQAVAFTTYELMKQFFHLN, encoded by the exons ATGGCTGGATCCATGGCAG GTATGACAGCAGTTATCTGTACTTACCCTCTTGACATGGTTAGAGTACGCCTAGCATTCCAGGTGAAAGGGGAACACACTTATACAGGAATTATTCATGCATTCAAAACGATTTATGCAAAg GAAGGTGGTTTCCTTGGATTTTACAGAGGCTTGATGCCTACTATATTAGGAATGGCTCCATATGCAG gtgtttcattttttacttttggtACCTTAAAGAGTGTTGGGCTTTCCTATGCTCCCACCCTTCTTGGCAGACCTTCATCAGACAATCCTAATGTCTTAGTTTTGAAAACTCACATAAACTTACTTTGTGGAGGTGTTGCTGGAGCAATAGCACAGACAATATC ctaCCCATTTGATGTAACACGTCGGCGAATGCAGTTAGGAGCTGTTCTTCCAGAATTTGAAAAGTGCCT taCCATGCGAGAGACTATGAAGTATGTCTATGGACACCATGGAATTCGAAAAGGATTATATCGTGGTTTATCTCTTAATTACATTCGCTGCGTTCCTTCTCAGGCAGTGGCTTTTACAACATATGAACTTATGAAGCAGTTTtttcacctcaattaa
- the SLC25A16 gene encoding solute carrier family 25 member 16 (The RefSeq protein has 1 substitution compared to this genomic sequence) yields the protein MAAAAAALAATEPPPAMPQAAGAGGPAARRDFYWLRSFLAGGIAGCCAKTTVAPLDRVKVLLQAHNHHYRHLGVFSTLRAVPKKEGYLGLYKGNGAMMIRIFPYGAIQFMAFEHYKTLITTKLGVSGHVHRLMAGSMAGMTAVICTYPLDMVRVRLAFQVKGEHTYTGIIHAFKTIYAKEGGFLGFYRGLMPTILGMAPYAGVSFFTFGTLKSVGLSYAPTLLGRPSSDNPNVLVLKTHINLLCGGVAGAIAQTISYPFDVTRRRMQLGAVLPEFEKCLTMRETMKYVYGHHGIRKGLYRGLSLNYIRCVPSQAVAFTTYELMKQFFHLN from the exons GGGCCCGCCGCCCGCCGAGACTTCTACTGGCTGCGCTCCTTCCTGGCTGGAG GTATTGCTGGATGCTGTGCCAAAACAACAGTTGCTCCCTTGGATCGAGTAAAGGTTTTGTTACAAGCTCACAACCACCATTACAGACATTTGG GAGTATTTTCTACATTGCGTGCTGTTCCCAAAAAGGAGGGATACCTTGGATTGTATAAAGGGAATGGTGCAATGATGATTCGAATTTTTCCCTATGGTGCAATCCAGTTTATGGCATTTGAGCAATATAAAACG CTAATTACTACAAAACTGGGAGTTTCTGGTCATGTGCACAGATTAATGGCTGGATCCATGGCAG GTATGACAGCAGTTATCTGTACTTACCCTCTTGACATGGTTAGAGTACGCCTAGCATTCCAGGTGAAAGGGGAACACACTTATACAGGAATTATTCATGCATTCAAAACGATTTATGCAAAg GAAGGTGGTTTCCTTGGATTTTACAGAGGCTTGATGCCTACTATATTAGGAATGGCTCCATATGCAG gtgtttcattttttacttttggtACCTTAAAGAGTGTTGGGCTTTCCTATGCTCCCACCCTTCTTGGCAGACCTTCATCAGACAATCCTAATGTCTTAGTTTTGAAAACTCACATAAACTTACTTTGTGGAGGTGTTGCTGGAGCAATAGCACAGACAATATC ctaCCCATTTGATGTAACACGTCGGCGAATGCAGTTAGGAGCTGTTCTTCCAGAATTTGAAAAGTGCCT taCCATGCGAGAGACTATGAAGTATGTCTATGGACACCATGGAATTCGAAAAGGATTATATCGTGGTTTATCTCTTAATTACATTCGCTGCGTTCCTTCTCAGGCAGTGGCTTTTACAACATATGAACTTATGAAGCAGTTTtttcacctcaattaa